The Neodiprion lecontei isolate iyNeoLeco1 chromosome 2, iyNeoLeco1.1, whole genome shotgun sequence genome segment CTGTCATATGTGTCCAATAATCGACGAGGCAATATTATAGATTCATTAGCATTGTGTCCTAGAGAatagttcattttttacaactaATTTTCTTTATAGAAATCACTGTTCGGCGGCTCGTTTTATGCCGTTGGTAATAACCGAGAAATTGGGATACAAGAATAACACTATTGCAATTTTAAGGCAAATCTTATAAACCTATTCCACCAAAATTTTCTACCAATATCATATCTTGTTaagatcaaatatttacacacaATGCACAATGTTTGCATAGCGAATTCTGGGTAACATTTCCGAATAGGTATCAAAATGTACCAAAATTTCATGTTACATCCAACATTATTGTTCAAGCATTCTTGTATCAAGTATCTATCACAGACAACTTTTGCAAACACTTCCTAAATTGTAAAAACGCTATTCATTTGCCAACCCAATACTATAATTGTAGATACTTGTAGGGGTGAAAAAGATGTACTCACTCTACATACAAAAAAGGGGATACTTCTTACGTTATACGTCAATTTTTCTGTCAAAGTATGCGTTCAGAGAAACGAATGTCAAGTATTTTTATCTCAAGGTATTGAAAACAGATGTGGAAGTGAGGCTAAACAATATGACGCCGAGAACTGGGCTGACAGCAGATGGTTTTAGGACAATTGCGCGAATACAAAACTACAACCGACTTAGTGCAAGCTTCAAGGCTCTAGTTTCTTCAGATGAGATTAataaactgtaaaaaatgCGATGAAAGAAGTcttttaaaatgaaatatggaCCTGCAGTTAGAATACCGCATCCTTTTGCTACCAGTTGTCAAAGCGTCGCCATGTCCATTTCCAATCATagattaaagaaaacaaaatgaacAATTCTAACCAAGGTTTGTCTCTGGCCTCCGTCCAGCAGCGGTGAAAAATCCGTTTCTCCGAAGCCGTCAACCTCGCAGCAGATACCGCGATCCCCTGCGAGATCACTGACCCCGGATGCGTCCCGCAGGAGTGAAAACATATCCAGGACGCCCCGAGGTCAAAGATCACCGAGTCCAGCAGGCAGCGCTGAGAAAATTTCTGTTACGGACTCGGAGCCGGCTCGAGGAAGAAAGTGCCAAAGAACGTCAAGCGATCCGCAGGGTAACGGTTCCGGATCGAACGTCGTTATAGATATCGCTTGCTGCGACGGTCCTGTGCGTTTTCACCGAGTTCTGAACGTCAATTATTCGGGAAACGATAACGGCGAAGATTCCTGCACAGGattgcagcagcagcagcagcagcagcaacgcgTCTGCGAAATCGAAACGGTTGGCGAAAACGACGAGAACGTATGCGATGTGGAGGAAGGGATCCAGGGGATTGCAAACAGCGTCCCAAACGAGGCGGGGCATTACACCTGCGGCTACTGCAGGCACACCTTCAAGTCCCAGTATTGTTATCAGAAACACGCGAGACGGCATTTGCACCCCGCTAACGGCGACGGGCAAACAAGCGGCCGTCGACGGGAGGTTCGCCTGCTCGATTTAAACGTACAATATTACCCGTGCAAGATATGCGGAAGTAAATTTCCAAGCTATTATTTCGTTCATAAGCATCGCAAGCTGTGTCACGGGAGCGACGACAATCAGAGCGGAAGCGACGAGTCGAATGCAAACAATTTCAACAGTAAACTGTCACAGTAAATTGTTCGATGATTGTCCGATTCTGTTACACAAGCTAAGGAATATATTAAGTATTgaatatatactatacatacatatacctatatcattattatggtctgaattaaaaaaaaaaaaaaaaaacgttatcGTATTTCGACGGAATATGCTTTAAAAGTGCAATTTCGTATTATAGGTATCGTTATAGGTACGTACGTGTATTTTATGTTTACGTAACCCTCGTATCAACGATTAGCCAATAAGAAATGTTGTTGTCACGTTACGAATAATTAAACGAagcggaaaataaataaataaaattgtaaatacgaACGCAGAGTGGTAAGAAGTACGATTAAGGGATGAAAGTGCGTATATAATAGAAAGCATTATTCGGTGTTTACAGACACTGCACATTAAACACCTGGCATTGCTGTATCTATATCTACCAATTTGACGATTATCAATAAATAACTGTATCGTGTAAATTACCCCTtctgaatataaatttgacAATTATCACATATAATCGAAATATAAAGAAACGGCAGCGGTGTGTTTACGTATTTCGAGGGAAATAGACGTACTTTCTTTGCCCCCAATGTTACtccattatttatttcacgaaTAATCCGTGTACATAAAATGTATATGATGATGCGAAATTGGCGATGTCTGACAGAAAACAACAAGATGTGACGTTCGGGGTGTTAACGCGTCAGCTTGTCGCTCAAACACGCGGCAACCGTCAACGGTGTTCAAAGAGTAATCCCCTGAGAATTAGTAAATACAtacgtgaaaatgaaataatcagTGTGCCGCTCACAGAATCAATACAAATAAAGTTACACATCCTCAGACAACGTATCGAGTAACATACTTGCAGAACGTATCACACATAAGTTACAGTGTTATTGAAAACTGTTGGATCACCATCCATTTTTCACCGCCAAGGCAAGAAAAAAGCGAAGAGCCCacgttttcaaaataaaattatatgttGTAATTTTTCGACACTCTAACCGGTGATGTCAGAACGACAGTACGCGTCGACAAATAAACGCGTCCTTTTATCGGACAGAATCTTTGTTTGGCAAAAAGTTTACCCAGTAAAACCTCTTATCAAACATGTTGAAAGACAATACCAAAATTCGCTTTACTGCGTGTTCGTCACTTACCAATAATCTCCATCGGATGGGGCGCCTCTTCATCGCTGGTTTCCATAGGCGTCGCATGATTCTCCTTTTTCTTATCCTTTGTCCTGCTGACATTTCCGCCATTTCCGTTGccagctttttttttatcttttccaTCGGTTTGCAAAGACAGAATACCCGGTGTACTGACATTTATTGACGTCGACAACACCGTCTTGCTGTCTACTCTGTaaccaaaaattatttgttataAAACAAGTTAGCATATtatatatgaaaaatatatgcatTAGTCAATAGCAAGGgaaatgtttcaatttaatgaggaccaaaaaaataaacaatctcgaatcgatgaaattgtaaaaagtaATGTAAATTCTCAACGTAATCGGAATGAAATCGACGGAGTTCACTTAATTAAGATGATGGATATCGTGCAACCATCTGCGCAAACGTCAATATCCTACCGAGTAGCCAGTTACGAATTGATTAGCATTACAATTCGCTAATGCCTCCACTCTGGAATTGTTCAATTCGGTTATATAGAGTGCTCAGAAATGTAAACTTTGACCAGAATTAgcaaactaattttcatttaaagaTAAGGACAGTCTGTGACAAAAGGACCATTTAAAACTTGAGTATGATTTTCACATATACCATACTTCGTACCAGAATTCGACCcaagatattttcatttacttgtGCGATGTTTAACAATTATCACAGCAGGAAATTTGTCCGATTGTTTTGTCGGTACGGTACTACTCCAACTCTCATAAGTtgcaaaaaaagtaaaacaaaaaaaaataacaacaaacaGATTTATCCAGGATTAAAGATTATCTGCAAGACATGTAAGAACTGTCAAAATCCGTGAAATTTAAGTTTTAATTTGTTCGTTTGGGAAGGAGTGCCTCATATTCATCAGAGTATTAAACTGACTTTCACAtttaatatggaagattttCGAACATTCAATTTCCTGCGTTGTAATCACTAAACGAATATTTGAAAGGGGTTCCCGCAGGAGATTTAGGGGTGGGTTTGTTTGGTCACCACATAACTTCCGCCAAGTGATCATGGCCTAATCAATCAACCAATCTACGCTTCTATTTAAATCATAATGGTATCCCCTCTCACAGGTACAATATCGAACGTTTTATCATtcgtttataaaataaaatttgaaaggcaacgttaaaaatcaatattcaaaattgccgttataaatttgtacaaaaaaaacatacaaatcATAAACAATTTTAAGAATAATCCACGAGCACAACggtattaaataaaaaaaaattgatacagaAAGTAAAACATTAATCAAGTAATTTGACGGGAAATTTAATAGATTAACATCATTTACGAAAGTCATGCaagtgaacaaatttttttaataaatccaCTCAGTTCAAACATCATTCCAAGTTTTAAGAAAGCTTAACCCTCCCACGTAACTATCCCTTATGAGGAGCGAATCTTACAAGTAAATGTGTGAACACCCACATACCAGATAATTTTACAAACTAAATTCGCAATTTTTAAGATAAAATTTATGTTATACATTGTATTCAAGATAAATTTGACTGTAGTTTTTGTGCAAACTGATTTCGTATCGTTATACAAATATTAACATGAAAAAGAATCGTCCTATGACTGGTGACgagtttgaaattcgaatcaattGCACGCTAACTTCCGGGccgatgtaaaaattttatacgagGTATTCTATATTGGTTAAACCACTTTTTTCCGACCCTTTTGGATATTGCTCATAATTACTCACATTTCGATACTACTTGAAAGTAGTTTTCATAgagttttttatattttgaaatcaatcCTACTACATTCATTCTTGTTACTGCGATCAGGCAAGTCTGGCAAATAAGTcgtaaatacaaaaaaatgttgtttctcCGTGAACTTTGTAATGCAAATAAGttgattgtttttattcttattgCACAGGCTGTTCTGAACAGAAATAAAATGcaaccgattttttttctaaccgtCTCGGCATGAAATTGCATTAGATCAACCAATTGCATCACTTTAAATgtaattcctttttttttcaaatcgtttcagtaataacaatataataatgcATAGGCcgattcaatgaaaatttgtgcTGAGACTTTCGAGCAAGAAATGTTGAAACTACAAAATAGCTGATGACCACTATGCCGATATTTCTATAGGTCTGTTAAGCATTCCTGTAGATTATATTTAGGAATGATATCAGGAGGTAATGTCCGACTGAGtggaaataattcatttcaatttttttctgttcaaaaTAACATTTgcaaaatggagaaaaatatGGAACCTATTATAGTATAAAATCtggtggaaatatttttttttttgtaccaacAACTTTTTTGCCGGACTACTCGATCCAAGCTATATAGTTTATAAAGACAAAATCATTTCCCAAAagaattcatttaaaaattcatgaaaatatcACATGAACTCCTCTCCAGTAGTACTAAAATGCGGCCTATCATGAACGCCATCCAAGAGGGTGTGAAACAAAGTGGCTGACTGATGGAAAGTGCCCCATACATACAGGGAATGTCTAGTTAAAGGGCAATCTCCAAGCCACGCGCACATTGCTAGCGCCAACACATGGTCAAGTTTTTGTTCGCAGCATGTGTCTGCTACGCTTCACTCATGTAAAAATGGCTTAGAGGTTGCCCTTTCAACAGAGATTCCCCGTAGGTATATGTTGTTACCATATTTCGTCACAAAGATGTTCCTACATTGTAAccatgattttatttaaacgGATAAAAGTCTCGGATGCTCCATTTTCCTAAACCCAACAGTGAAGAAGAGCATTAATATTCAACTTACATGGGTTTTGCATCCTTTCCCGAAGCTGTTTCGGAACTAGAGTGCGATTCCTCTTTGATGTCTTTGATAAGGCCTTCTTTACTGTCcttgttttctttatttgcATCTTTAGCGTCCTTCGTACTACTCGTTGTTGGAATAGTCGTGACGCTAGTTGTGGCAGTTGTGGTAAGCGTAATTGTTGTGGTCGTTATACACGCGTCTGTAAGTGTATTCGAACTTGATGTACTCGAAGATGTGACAGTACTGGCAACGGTAGCAACGGCCGTACCAGACGGCGCAGATGCCGTTGTCATTGCCACTGTCGCAGTTGTATTCGTCGTATTCGTTGTGGCGTTGCTCTGAGGATTCTCCTGCGTCTTTTGCTGTTGCTCCCGCTGAAGCCTCGTCGTAACACCAGGAGGGAGAATATCTATCGACCCAATTCCCGAGTTGCTATTATTTACCTGAAACACAAACGACGAAACGGTTTTATACCACTTTTCCCAACAGAACTACGTTTAAAGTACATTTAGTTGAACGTTGCATCGAATCGTGTTcatttcgttacttttttctctaccAAAATAACAAGGCAGTCACTTATTttggatttgaaaaatctctgaTTTTTCCTGGTTTCCATTATTGAAATTACGCTTTGTCCATGTCTTGTTTTTAACGATCAATGATATTCACCTATAATTTCTCTACATTTTCAAAGTGTTACAATTGAATATCCAGTTTAATAATAGAAAGCAACAAGTCATAAGTACCAGTATATATGAAATCGTTGCCTGAAGCATATATATTTACGCTATCGTtaatatcatcatcatctaAATCAGAGAAAAAGTACTAATAAGCGACTGATTCCAAtacggaaaaaataaaaaaaataaatgcgGAACAgctaattgaaattattagtCATACTAGTtgaaaagttaaaatataGCACTGAAGGCCATGTTTTGCCGAAGTTCGTAGAACAACTATAAGTATTTGCTCAAATTTCCTGACCTCTACGAAATCTGTTGATATTTCCCggttttacagatttttccgGAATAGTGACCGCGCTGAATTTACTATTTCCCTACGTAATTACGGGATACAACCAATACACACCTTATTGTTAGGATTATTTCGAGAGCTGCGCGTGCGTTGTCTAGACTTTCGTAATAACTGTTTGTAGTTCTCTGTCTTTTTAGTGAGATAATAATGCAGAACACAATCTGGTACGGATTTATGTTCAAGGGATTGAGCTATCGCTCCAAAGTTTTTAGGATGCTGTaagtatttttctttaaaaagtTCGTGCTCCATTGGACTCCAGACGTTGATTAGACGCCGTTCATTATGCAAAGCTTCCAGTTCTTCAGGTTGAAGAAGACCGTTCCGATTCTGGAAGGCAATTCGCCTCTGCTTTGTATCCAATAACAATGGAGGTATCACAGCATACGAACGCATCTTCTTGTCTTCCATCTGAAAAACACAACACATTGCTtgtaatgtacatacatacatgtattgaAATAGTAAAGGGTCTTAAATCCTGATTCATAGCTGTCATTATTTTCTCAACAGGAGAATTAGAAAAATCGATCCAGTAAAAAGTTTGTGATTTCCAGCATTTCATATTTTCCGACGTGAAATGCCGTAATGTTGTATACAATTTTGACAATTGACTCAGATTCCGTCTAGATTTGTCTATGTTTCACTTGAGTCAGCATTTTAGGaagtatttaaaatatttttggtgaGTGAAACCACTGATATCGGTAACATTAGTTTTCTGATGAAATGCCACAGCCGCTCAGACACAAGCCAGAGCTCGTCAGCTATGAGTAGAACTCTTTAAGCGGCACTGAGTAAGTAAACTTTACGAAAGATCAATATCAAACGACTCTTACCAGTTACCAGCCCTACAGGATTTTGACATATCTACATGGCCAGCAATACTCGTTACCATGAAGTTGCAATTGTCTTTTGAGTTACGATTGATTTATTCATGTATTctttaagaataaaaatgatctaAATTACCTGTACATTGAAAAACTATGAGACGCCAGAAATGCAGTGACTTGAACCATGTTCAATAATTAGCTGAATGACCTGAGAATTTTGGTTACTAGAAATTTCGTAACAACAGTTACAGAGTGGACACTTAATTTAGCTGCAAATATTTCCTGACTTCTCCCTGTTTTCGTGACTGAATTTACCTTCTCTCTCCGACGTATAGCTACGGAATATCACATTTTACAACGCATTTTTTGTAtcattaaaaatgtaaaactcACAAATAGTTTATGAATAGGAAACAACCGTACTTATAAATATGAGATTTCTGTTTTGCGCATACACATTCACACTTTTATTAATATCGTGTTATTGTCTATGAACAAATAAGTATTGGTGATCGATCGAGCACAACAAGAATCAACAAAACTTATGAACAGCTTGTTGGAATTATTAGAATTAgttggaaaattgaaggaatgaACATCACATTTTGCGGGGTTTTCAAGAAATATTGTGAGTACTTGCAAAAATGTCCTGACTTACAGAAAAGTTTCAGGCATTTGTCTGAGTTACCTATACCAAACGAAATCCCCTGACATTTCCCCattttccaagtttttgtGACGCGTGCCACCCTAACATAACACTGACTCAAtgttataaattgaatttgaaaagaatgATTGAATATCTGTGTACCTCCTGCTCCTGTAAGCCATCTAGAATCTCTTCAAGATCCGCTTCACTTTTGATCCGAGCTCCTACACGATTAAATCGCTCCTTATCTTCTCTTTGCTTGCGTAATTCAGGAAAGACCTTTTCGAAAAACTCACGGTTCTTACTTTCCTTAGTCTTCTTCTTTTGAGTACTTTCTAAACGATCAACCTTACGATGCCATTCTTGGACTAAAGTAGCGTAGGTGTGAGACTGTTGCCGATGCAACGAAGCACGTTCGACATGCTCCCTTCTCAACCTCGCTACTAGTCTGGCTCTCATACACGCCTGATGCCTACTCCTATTTTCCTGATACACCGGCGTATCTGAGGGTTGGTTATACAGAGGCAGTTCAACCCTTGGACCCAATGTATCCAGAAGCCGGTGGGCTCCTTGGGCTTTTttctggaaataaaattgttacaaTGGTTATTTAGATGGGTTACTTATGTGTTACCAGGCCTACAATTTGACAAGCTAAGATTCTGTGAATTGTCTCGATGATGAAGAATagttccttttctttttgaacgtaaaaaacgtgaaatcatttcaaagAATCTAAAAGATCATCTATTGACTCTGTATACTTTACttacataattttcatttctt includes the following:
- the LOC124293073 gene encoding B-cell CLL/lymphoma 6 member B protein isoform X1, with the translated sequence MYNLYRAWFGSESCNPLETRSSAPVGPAIGLSPPDTLIRVGNDGEHQFVAHRSVLAAHSGYLKALLATSSNVAPGTTAATSVASLSVSSVGGEAFAPLLNYMYTGRLEVTLDNIYSVLLATHLLHMPGALDQCRAALLKLRAPPVAGGVLRPVPSRVVGPPLCWPPPASLYSSGTLPLPTLGVPAAVSISGMPTPISRESHNVNSNYNSGEKSVSPKPSTSQQIPRSPARSLTPDASRRSENISRTPRGQRSPSPAGSAEKISVTDSEPARGRKCQRTSSDPQGNGSGSNVVIDIACCDGPVRFHRVLNVNYSGNDNGEDSCTGLQQQQQQQQRVCEIETVGENDENVCDVEEGIQGIANSVPNEAGHYTCGYCRHTFKSQYCYQKHARRHLHPANGDGQTSGRRREVRLLDLNVQYYPCKICGSKFPSYYFVHKHRKLCHGSDDNQSGSDESNANNFNSKLSQ
- the LOC124293073 gene encoding B-cell CLL/lymphoma 6 member B protein isoform X2, whose amino-acid sequence is MYNLYRAWFGSESCNPLETRSSAPVGPAIGLSPPDTLIRVGNDGEHQFVAHRSVLAAHSGYLKALLATSSNVAPGTTAATSVASLSVSSVGGEAFAPLLNYMYTGRLEVTLDNIYSVLLATHLLHMPGALDQCRAALLKLRAPPVAGGVLRPVPSRVVGPPLCWPPPASLYSSGTLPLPTLGVPAAVSISGMPTPISRESHNVNSNYNGEKSVSPKPSTSQQIPRSPARSLTPDASRRSENISRTPRGQRSPSPAGSAEKISVTDSEPARGRKCQRTSSDPQGNGSGSNVVIDIACCDGPVRFHRVLNVNYSGNDNGEDSCTGLQQQQQQQQRVCEIETVGENDENVCDVEEGIQGIANSVPNEAGHYTCGYCRHTFKSQYCYQKHARRHLHPANGDGQTSGRRREVRLLDLNVQYYPCKICGSKFPSYYFVHKHRKLCHGSDDNQSGSDESNANNFNSKLSQ